One segment of Tamlana crocina DNA contains the following:
- the ruvA gene encoding Holliday junction branch migration protein RuvA, which produces MITHIQGKLTEKNPTHVVIDCNGVGYMLHISLHTFSQIPDVENLKLFTHLQVKEDSHTLYGFSSLAEREIFRLLISVSGIGASTARTMLSSLTPKQVREGIAGEDVALIQSIKGIGAKTAQRVIIDLKDKVLKIYDIDEVSVAKDNTNKDEALSALEVLGFAKKQAERVVDKIVKSQPDADVETIIKQALKNL; this is translated from the coding sequence ATGATAACACATATTCAAGGAAAACTTACTGAGAAAAATCCAACGCATGTGGTTATTGATTGTAATGGAGTGGGGTATATGCTCCATATTTCGCTGCATACTTTTTCGCAAATACCTGATGTCGAGAATTTAAAACTATTTACCCACCTTCAAGTTAAAGAAGATTCCCATACACTTTATGGTTTTTCATCGCTTGCCGAACGCGAAATTTTCAGGTTGCTGATTTCCGTTAGCGGCATTGGTGCCAGTACGGCACGAACCATGTTATCGTCCTTAACACCCAAACAGGTGCGCGAGGGTATAGCTGGTGAAGACGTCGCATTAATCCAATCCATAAAAGGGATTGGGGCAAAAACGGCACAGCGTGTTATTATTGATCTTAAGGACAAGGTTTTAAAGATTTATGATATTGATGAAGTTTCGGTTGCAAAAGACAATACCAATAAAGATGAAGCGTTATCTGCTTTAGAAGTGCTCGGTTTTGCCAAAAAACAAGCAGAGCGAGTGGTCGATAAGATTGTGAAGTCCCAGCCCGATGCCGATGTTGAAACCATTATAAAACAAGCTCTAAAAAATTTATAA